From Candidatus Paceibacterota bacterium, a single genomic window includes:
- the lepA gene encoding translation elongation factor 4 has translation MSQQNTRNFCIIAHIDHGKSTLADRLLELTHTVEQRKMKDQLLDQMDLERERGITIKLQPAKMEYELDGHKYTLNLIDTPGHVDFTYEVSRSLAAVEGAILLVDATQGIQAQTLANLYLALEQNLVIIPAVNKIDMPNAKVEEVAREISDLVGTPIDKILRISAKTGENVPKVLEEVIRSVPPPKGDKEKAPRALIFDSYFDSYKGVVAEVRIVDGSIKYGDKIYFLKAKQRSEVLEIGIMKPTLLKTGHLEAGDIGYIATGLKEVSKCRVGDTITKYESEMDEEGYVSKIEALPGYKEVKPTVFASIYPVDGEQYPELRDALEKLKLNDASLSFEPETSTALGRGFRCGFLGMLHLEIVSERLYREYDMNLVITTPSVSYKIIKKTGEEFVIYSPADMPDPGVIEEIQEPWAKLEIILPKDKIGPIMKLAENSRAVYKSTNYLSEDRVILEYEVPLINIIVDFYDNLKSASSGFASMNYELIGFKEGDLIKLDIIVAEERVEAFSRIVPREESFNEGKRIVAKLKDVIPRQSFAVALQAAISGKIIARETITPYRKDVIAKLYGGDVTRKRKLLEKQKKGKKRMKAFGKVEIPQEAFLSVLRKR, from the coding sequence ATGTCCCAACAGAATACAAGAAATTTTTGCATAATAGCACACATCGACCACGGAAAATCCACTCTCGCGGACCGCTTGCTCGAACTCACGCACACAGTTGAGCAAAGAAAGATGAAGGATCAGCTTCTTGACCAGATGGACCTTGAGCGGGAAAGGGGCATAACCATAAAGCTCCAGCCCGCAAAGATGGAATACGAGCTGGACGGACACAAATATACTCTGAATCTCATCGATACTCCGGGCCACGTCGATTTCACCTATGAAGTTTCAAGATCACTTGCGGCAGTCGAAGGCGCCATTCTTCTTGTCGATGCGACGCAGGGGATCCAGGCGCAGACACTTGCAAACCTGTATCTCGCGCTCGAGCAAAACCTCGTCATCATTCCGGCAGTCAACAAGATCGACATGCCAAACGCGAAAGTTGAGGAAGTTGCGCGAGAGATAAGCGACCTCGTCGGAACTCCGATCGACAAGATCCTCAGGATTTCCGCAAAGACCGGCGAGAATGTTCCGAAAGTTCTTGAGGAAGTGATAAGATCCGTCCCTCCGCCGAAGGGCGACAAGGAGAAAGCTCCGAGAGCGCTGATCTTTGATTCATATTTCGATTCATATAAAGGAGTTGTTGCCGAGGTCAGGATCGTCGACGGATCGATAAAATATGGAGATAAAATATATTTTCTGAAAGCAAAGCAAAGATCCGAAGTTCTTGAGATCGGGATCATGAAACCCACCCTCTTGAAAACCGGCCATCTTGAGGCCGGAGACATCGGATATATTGCGACAGGACTCAAGGAAGTTTCAAAATGCCGCGTCGGAGATACTATCACCAAATATGAAAGTGAAATGGATGAAGAGGGCTATGTAAGCAAGATTGAAGCGCTTCCCGGATACAAAGAAGTAAAGCCCACCGTTTTCGCCAGCATTTATCCCGTTGACGGAGAACAATATCCCGAACTCCGCGATGCTCTGGAAAAGCTGAAACTGAACGATGCATCTCTTTCATTTGAACCGGAGACTTCCACGGCTCTCGGCCGCGGTTTCAGATGCGGATTCCTTGGAATGCTCCACCTGGAGATCGTCAGCGAAAGACTCTATCGCGAATACGACATGAACCTCGTCATCACGACTCCTTCCGTTTCATATAAGATCATAAAAAAGACCGGCGAGGAGTTCGTTATATATTCACCGGCTGATATGCCCGACCCCGGAGTCATCGAAGAGATCCAGGAGCCATGGGCGAAGCTTGAGATAATCCTTCCCAAAGACAAGATCGGTCCCATCATGAAGCTTGCGGAAAATTCCCGCGCCGTTTACAAAAGCACGAATTATCTTTCCGAAGACAGGGTTATTCTTGAATATGAAGTCCCGCTCATAAACATTATCGTGGATTTTTATGATAATCTGAAAAGCGCTTCGAGCGGATTCGCTTCTATGAATTATGAGCTGATCGGATTCAAAGAAGGCGACCTCATCAAGCTTGATATCATTGTCGCGGAAGAAAGAGTTGAGGCATTCTCAAGGATCGTCCCGCGAGAAGAAAGTTTCAACGAAGGAAAAAGGATCGTTGCAAAATTGAAAGATGTGATCCCGAGACAAAGTTTTGCCGTTGCGCTCCAGGCGGCGATCTCCGGAAAGATCATCGCAAGAGAAACCATAACGCCATACAGAAAAGACGTGATCGCCAAGCTGTATGGAGGCGACGTCACCAGAAAAAGAAAGCTGCTCGAAAAACAGAAGAAAGGCAAAAAAAGGATGAAAGCTTTCGGCAAGGTTGAGATCCCCCAGGAAGCATTCTTGTCTGTACTGCGCAAACGCTAA